Within the Actinomycetota bacterium genome, the region TGATGCACCAAAAGGCTCTTGCCTTCTTATGCCGTATGGGGGACCCGCAGGGAATAAATCGGAAACCGGGGGCATTTTAGGAAATATCCCCTTAACAGTTATGGCTAATATTTGGAATATTAAGCGGGAGCAATTGTTATATTTTAAGCCTTTTGAATGTTCTAATCCAAAACTTAGGGGAGCTTTTGTTGCCTATGCAACTTCTGCTGATATTTTTAACCAGGTTATCACTGCTGAAAATGAATATGATCTTGTCTCTTATACCGGTGGTTTAAAAAATTTTGCCCAGCTGCCGCTGTTTTCATATGATTTTGGAAAGCTGGATATAAAAGTTACTTATACCCTGGAAAAGACGGAAGACATTAAAAATTTCATAGATTTAGGGGTAAAATTTGCCGCCGGTATTTCCCGCTAACAGGAGTAATTGGGCTTGGCCATAATAAAAGGGAACTTAAAAGTTCCCTTTTATTATTATTTTATAAATAAATTTAGGTGGCCTAAACTATTGCATAATAGGTACCTTGAATTCACCGGACATTTTAGTCCATTTTTCCTCTATATTAAATTTTCCGCAAACTTCTGTATCAGTAACAGAAGTTATTTCAAATTCCCCAATGGTAGTATCAGCAGTGGATACAGAAAGGGTGGTTCCCCCGGTAAGCCTGATGGAGGCAGAGGCATAATTATCTACCCATTCCTTTACATTGTAAGAACCAAGGCTGACTGGTACCGGATCACCTTCACCTACTACATTTACAGTGAACTGTAATACTGCCTGGCCGTCAGAGAGGGCAACATCCTTAAGGTTCTCTGAAGTCTCAAAATTAGCAATGTAGATAAACAGGCCCGTATTATTAGTAGAGTTAGAGATGGTGGCGGCCTGGGTACCGATAAGGTCCCAACTGATGGGCGCCCTGTCGGCATAGGCTCCGTTGGTAGATTCTACGGATACGGTGGTAGAAGAAGGACATTCCCCGCTTTCCTGGACTTCTTCAGGGGCAGGCTCTTCGGCTGGTTCAGTTTCCTCTACCATGGTTTCTGGTTCCGCTGCCTCGGTTTGCTCAGAAGTAATTTCAGGTTCAGTTTCCTGTACCGGGCTTGCTGTTTGTGCAGTAGAAGTGCTGGAATTGCCGCAGGCAGCAGCAAAAACAGCTAGAACAGCAATCACAAAAATGACCAACATCAGATTGGCAACTGTTTTCACTTTGGCCATTTTTTCTCCTTTCTCATAATTTGATATAGCGAGAATTAAAAAAGGTGACCTTAATTAAAAATTATTATAGATGAATTATAGAGATGAAAGGCGAAAAAGAAAATAAATATATAATATATTTTAGGACTTTATAGGGGAGGCATAATAGTAAAATACTAGCCTTATATAAATATAGTTTACGGGTGCCCAGGCCTGTGGGTGTAGCTGCAATTTTACATATAACCAGGGGTAAATGTATAATATAGGAGGTTTTAAAATTAAATCTAGGTAAAGGATGTCCATTGGAACCAAAAATATTGATGCTTATAGATGGAAACAATATAGCCTACCGGGCTTTTTATGCTTTGCCGGAAACTATTGCCACTACTGCCGGCACTACCACCAATGCCGTACTGGGTTTTACCAGTATGCTGTTTAAGCTTATCGAGGATTATCAGCCGGAAAGCATTATCGCTGCTTTTGATACCAGCGGCCCCACATTCAGGCATGAGGCTTACCGCCAGTATAAGATAAACCGCAAGAAAATGCCTGAAGGGCTGGGAGCACAGTTTCCCCTGATAAAGGAAGTACTGGCTGTTTTAAAAATACCTGTTTTAGAGAAAGAAGGCTATGAGGCTGATGATATTATTGCCACTGTGGCCCGGCAGGCCGGTTCAGGCTATGATCAGGTGCTGATTGTAAGCGGGGATAAAGATATCCTGCAACTGGTATCCGGTAAGGTTCAGGTAGTAGTAAACAAAAAAGGCATTACCGATACCCTTATCTATGACTCAAAACAGGTAAAAGAAAAATTTGGGGTTAGTCCTTCCCGCATAAAGGATTTGCTGGCTTTGATGGGTGACAGTTCGGATAATATTCCGGGAGTGATGGGTATAGGACCCAAAACTGCCCGGAAGCTGCTGGCCCAATTTTCCGGAGTAAAAGAAATATATCAAAACCTGGCCCAGGTTAAAAATGAAAAGTTGAGGTCTAATTTGGAGCAGCAGAAAGATATGGCCGAAATGAGCCTGGCCCTTACCCGGTTAAAGGATATTGAAGACCTGGGTTGGGAAGAATACCTGCATAAATCTTTTACCAATATTCAAAGACCTGAAGTGGAAAGGCTGTTTAACAACTTGGAGTTTAAGAACCTGTTAAAAAAGCTGGGTGATCTTAACCTGGGAGACAAAAAACTATCAGGGCCGGTTAACCGCAGATGGGAAAAGAAGGATCTGGCAGAGGTTACCTCCCCGCAAGATTTACTGGCTCTGTCAGAAAAAATAGATGACCGTTTGTATCTGCTTAAGCTGGAAACCAGTCCCCCCTCTTTGCTTCTATGCTCCGGTAACGGTCCTGCTTACCATGTTGAGCTGAACCGCTTAAATAAGGATGAGTTAAAAGACAGCCTGGCCCAGCTTTTGGCATCCCCGGTGTTAAAATGCGGGTATGATTTTAAAGGCATATATAAGTTGCTGATGGCCCTGGGCTGTCCCTTGAAGGGCAAAGTAGCTGATGTAAAAATAATGTATTTGCTTTTAAACCAGCACCTGCCTGATATAAGCTGGAAGGATTTGGCCTACAATATGTGCAGCCTGGACCTGGAGCAGGAACAAAAATGCGGCCAGATGCAGCTGGAACTGGGGACAGGGCCGGAACGTAATTTAGACCTGGGGCTGGCCAGTATTGGATTATTGGAGCAGATTTATGGGCAGCTGGAACAAAAGTTAAAACAGGAAGGGCTGGATAGGGTATATGCCCAGATTGAAGAGCCATTGATTGAGGTGCTGGCCAATATGGAATATAGGGGGGTTTATGTAGACCAGGCCTATCTAAATAAGCTGATAGTAGAATATGACCAGAATATAAGGGAGCTGGAGCAGGAAATCTTTGAGCTGTGTGGAGAAAAGTTTAACCTTAATTCTACCCAGCAGCTGGCTTCTATATTATATGAGAAACTCAAGCTTACCCCTACCAAGAGGACCAAGACCGGTTATTCTACTGATGCTTCCGCACTGTCTGCCATTTATGGCCAATCTCCGG harbors:
- the polA gene encoding DNA polymerase I → MEPKILMLIDGNNIAYRAFYALPETIATTAGTTTNAVLGFTSMLFKLIEDYQPESIIAAFDTSGPTFRHEAYRQYKINRKKMPEGLGAQFPLIKEVLAVLKIPVLEKEGYEADDIIATVARQAGSGYDQVLIVSGDKDILQLVSGKVQVVVNKKGITDTLIYDSKQVKEKFGVSPSRIKDLLALMGDSSDNIPGVMGIGPKTARKLLAQFSGVKEIYQNLAQVKNEKLRSNLEQQKDMAEMSLALTRLKDIEDLGWEEYLHKSFTNIQRPEVERLFNNLEFKNLLKKLGDLNLGDKKLSGPVNRRWEKKDLAEVTSPQDLLALSEKIDDRLYLLKLETSPPSLLLCSGNGPAYHVELNRLNKDELKDSLAQLLASPVLKCGYDFKGIYKLLMALGCPLKGKVADVKIMYLLLNQHLPDISWKDLAYNMCSLDLEQEQKCGQMQLELGTGPERNLDLGLASIGLLEQIYGQLEQKLKQEGLDRVYAQIEEPLIEVLANMEYRGVYVDQAYLNKLIVEYDQNIRELEQEIFELCGEKFNLNSTQQLASILYEKLKLTPTKRTKTGYSTDASALSAIYGQSPVIAKILDYRELTKLKNTYIDVLPKLVEPRDGRIHTTYNQMGTTTGRISSNDPNLQNIPIRTSLGKKIRKAFIPGPGYDLILAADYSQIELRVLAHLSGDEGLIDAFNQGQDIHSRTASEIFGVDYQKVDETLRRKAKAINFGIIYGMTKYGLMGRLDISEQEAEDYIQAYFARYPQVKTYLDQLITTAYSCGYATTIFGRKRKIVELGSSNGRLRSLGERLAVNTPIQGSAADIMKLAMIQVYRQLKHQQVDSNLILNVHDEVVLELKEEDSEKVSRLVRESMEDCVSLKVRLRVDVNIGPNWYI